ATTAGCCACTACGGAGATCACGCCGTCGCCGCCCACAGAGAGCACCGGCAGTGTGATTGCGTCATCACCGGAGAAGAGCATGAACCCTTTGGGCCGGATGCGCAGAATCTCCATGATCTGGGAGATGTTGCCGCTGGCCTCCTTGACGCCGATGATATTGGGTATCTGCGCCAATCGCATCAGGGTGGCCGGTTGCAGATTGACGCCGGTGCGGCCCGGCACATTATAAACGATCAGCGGCAACCGGATCGCCTCTGCGATGGCGCGAAAATGCTGATACAATCCCTCTTGATTCGGTTTGTTGTAATAGGGGCAGACCGACAGCACCGCCGCAGCGCCGGTCTGCTCTGCGTAGCGGCTGAGATCGATGGCCTCATGCGTGGCATTGCTGCCAGCGCCGCAGATCACCGGAACGCGGTTCGCAGCCTGATCGATCACGATCTCCATCACCCGGTGGTGTTCTTCGTGGCTGAGAGTCGCGCTCTCGCCGGTGGTGCCGCAGGCCAGCAGGACATCCGTGCCCTGGCTGATCTGCCAATCCACCAGCCGACGCAAACGGATTTCATCGATTTGCTTCTGCTCGTCAAAAGGCGTGACCAGCGCAACGATAGTGCCGCGTAACTTTTTTACGTCAAACATAGGCATCCTTTCTCATAGGGTTTTTTCAACTCTGTCCGGCCATAAAATCGTCCATGGTGTACATGCCGCGGCGGTCTACAATCCAATGGGCGGCCTGCAGCGCTCCATAGGCAAAGGCCTCACGGCCGAACGCCTGATGTCTCAGCGTGATCTGATCGAACGCAGAATCGAAACCGACTTCATGGGTGCCGGGCACACGGCCGACGCGCGTGGAGGAGACGTGCAAAGTGTGCGCAGGGATTTCTCCCGACGACGCGGTGGTCAACAGTTCGGTTTTCTGCGGCAGGACCTCGAGCAGAGCCTGGGCCAGGGTCATGGCGGTCCCGCTGGGACTGTCCGCCTTGCCGCGGTGATGCCACTCATGGATATAAACATCATACTGCGCCTCAACGCCGTAAAGCCGGCCGGCTGTTTTCACCAATTGGAGAAAACGATAAACACCCATGGAAAAATTGGAGCTGTACACCATCGTTAGTCCGGGAATGGTCCGCACCCGCTCGAGCTGCGCCAGCCAACCGGTAGTGCCCTCGACCACGGGCAGGGAAAGCGCAGCCGCGGCGGTCAGATTGGCGACCACGGCGTCGGCGCTGCTGAAATCGATCAACACGCTGGCACCAGCCACATCGGAATCCGCCTTCAGTGCTGAGCCCAGATCAAAACGGACGCAGATCTCATCTCCCAGCGTGGATGCCAGGCGCTCCACCTCTTTTCCCATACGGCCGCTGCCCAGCAAACCTATTTTCATGATGAACCTCCGTTTCAGTTTATGACAAAGATCTTTGGATCCAACGGACCGCTGAAAAAACGCTCATGCAGAGTCCGCACGACGACCGGCAGATCGCTCTCATC
The nucleotide sequence above comes from bacterium. Encoded proteins:
- a CDS encoding 4-hydroxy-tetrahydrodipicolinate synthase produces the protein MFDVKKLRGTIVALVTPFDEQKQIDEIRLRRLVDWQISQGTDVLLACGTTGESATLSHEEHHRVMEIVIDQAANRVPVICGAGSNATHEAIDLSRYAEQTGAAAVLSVCPYYNKPNQEGLYQHFRAIAEAIRLPLIVYNVPGRTGVNLQPATLMRLAQIPNIIGVKEASGNISQIMEILRIRPKGFMLFSGDDAITLPVLSVGGDGVISVVANETPALLHEMVWSAFKGDWQRSRELHHLLMPLMELNFIESNPIPVKTAMAMMGLLEENFRLPLVGMSADNREKLRRCLIDLKLIGGA
- the dapB gene encoding 4-hydroxy-tetrahydrodipicolinate reductase — translated: MKIGLLGSGRMGKEVERLASTLGDEICVRFDLGSALKADSDVAGASVLIDFSSADAVVANLTAAAALSLPVVEGTTGWLAQLERVRTIPGLTMVYSSNFSMGVYRFLQLVKTAGRLYGVEAQYDVYIHEWHHRGKADSPSGTAMTLAQALLEVLPQKTELLTTASSGEIPAHTLHVSSTRVGRVPGTHEVGFDSAFDQITLRHQAFGREAFAYGALQAAHWIVDRRGMYTMDDFMAGQS